A single Anaeromusa acidaminophila DSM 3853 DNA region contains:
- a CDS encoding methylaspartate ammonia-lyase, translating into MKIVDVVCSKALTGFYFDDQRAIKKGADHDGFTYIGDPVTPGFQAIRQSGEAVSVMLVLEDGQVAYGDCAAVQYSGAGGRDPLFLAKDFIPVIEKEIKPRLVGRELNSFKALAEEIDSMKDAKTGKSIHTALRYGVTQAILDAVAKGKHKLMCEVIAEEYGTTVSEKEIPIFTQSGDNRYENSDKMIIKGAQVLPHALINHVETKLGNDGGLLLEYITWLKNRVMQLRTSEDYQPVLHIDVYGTIGIAFNNDLDKMVDFFRKAEAAAAPLQLRIEGPMDMEEREKQMLALKELTARLHAEKIGVQVVADEWCNTFDDIKYFADNGAGDMLQIKTPDLGGINNIIESVIYCKKKGVGAYQGGTCNETDRSAQVCVHVAMATQPVQMLAKPGMGVDEGLMIVYNEMERILAVRKARQA; encoded by the coding sequence ATGAAAATTGTTGATGTTGTTTGCTCGAAAGCTCTTACTGGTTTTTATTTTGACGATCAGCGGGCCATTAAAAAAGGCGCCGACCATGATGGCTTTACTTATATTGGCGACCCCGTAACTCCCGGTTTCCAGGCTATTCGCCAGTCCGGCGAAGCCGTGTCCGTTATGCTTGTGCTGGAAGACGGCCAAGTTGCTTATGGCGACTGCGCTGCCGTGCAGTACAGCGGCGCCGGCGGACGGGACCCCTTGTTCTTGGCGAAGGATTTCATTCCGGTGATTGAAAAGGAAATCAAGCCTCGTTTGGTAGGTCGTGAACTGAATTCCTTCAAGGCTTTGGCGGAAGAAATCGACTCCATGAAGGATGCAAAAACCGGCAAGTCCATCCATACGGCGTTGCGTTACGGCGTAACCCAAGCGATTCTAGACGCTGTGGCTAAAGGCAAACATAAACTAATGTGTGAAGTCATTGCGGAGGAATACGGCACAACGGTTAGCGAAAAAGAAATTCCGATCTTTACGCAGTCTGGCGACAACCGTTATGAGAATTCCGATAAGATGATCATCAAAGGCGCTCAAGTGCTGCCTCATGCATTGATCAATCATGTGGAAACCAAGTTGGGCAACGATGGCGGCTTGCTGCTGGAGTACATTACTTGGCTGAAAAATCGGGTGATGCAGTTGCGCACCAGCGAAGACTACCAGCCGGTGCTGCACATTGACGTATACGGCACGATCGGTATTGCCTTCAATAATGATCTGGATAAAATGGTGGACTTTTTCCGCAAAGCCGAAGCCGCTGCGGCTCCGTTGCAGCTGCGCATTGAAGGCCCTATGGACATGGAAGAGCGGGAAAAACAGATGTTGGCGCTGAAAGAATTGACTGCCCGCCTGCATGCGGAAAAAATTGGCGTGCAAGTGGTGGCTGATGAATGGTGCAACACATTTGACGATATTAAATATTTTGCCGACAATGGCGCTGGCGATATGCTGCAAATTAAAACGCCGGATTTGGGCGGCATCAACAATATTATTGAATCGGTTATCTATTGCAAGAAAAAAGGCGTTGGCGCTTACCAAGGCGGTACCTGCAATGAAACAGACCGCTCGGCGCAGGTTTGCGTCCATGTAGCTATGGCTACGCAGCCGGTGCAAATGCTGGCAAAACCAGGCATGGGTGTAGACGAAGGCCTGATGATTGTTTACAATGAAATGGAGCGCATTCTGGCGGTGCGCAAGGCACGCCAGGCGTAA
- the citC gene encoding [citrate (pro-3S)-lyase] ligase, which produces MAWGQWEERVINRNNPRQSQAVREFLTAFGLAYDPASVEHTIALYQDGRMIATGSRGGEVLRNIAVHPDLQGEGLTATIVSALMRQGGEAGVRHFFIFTKPSAAPQFTGLGFHELARVEPQAVLLEGGLGSIQEEVKRLSAAVGDLPSGDRAALVVNCNPFTRGHQAVIARAAAAHAGVVVLVVSEDRSLFPFAVRLRLVQEGVAHLPNVRVVEAGKYIISAATFPDYFTRGEDTVIAQTRLDAHVFGSYIAPGLGVAVRYVGEEPYCEVTRAYNQALQEVLPSYGVKVVEIPRLAEGSEPISASRVRELLRQGAGWEQVAPLVPESTLRYLRSPAAAEVLAAIRASDSRH; this is translated from the coding sequence ATGGCCTGGGGACAATGGGAAGAACGGGTCATCAATCGCAATAACCCCAGGCAAAGTCAAGCGGTGAGGGAATTCCTCACCGCTTTTGGCCTTGCTTACGATCCGGCATCAGTGGAGCATACGATCGCTCTTTATCAAGATGGTCGGATGATTGCCACTGGTTCCCGGGGCGGCGAAGTGTTGCGCAATATTGCGGTGCATCCGGATTTGCAGGGCGAGGGGCTGACGGCGACCATCGTTTCCGCCTTAATGCGTCAAGGCGGCGAAGCAGGGGTGCGGCATTTTTTCATCTTTACCAAACCGTCGGCGGCGCCGCAGTTTACCGGCTTGGGTTTTCATGAGCTGGCGCGGGTGGAACCACAGGCGGTGCTGCTGGAAGGCGGTCTGGGGTCAATTCAAGAGGAAGTGAAACGCTTGTCGGCAGCTGTGGGCGATTTGCCGAGCGGTGACAGGGCGGCCCTTGTTGTCAATTGCAACCCCTTTACTCGAGGACACCAGGCGGTAATTGCCAGAGCGGCGGCAGCGCACGCCGGGGTGGTGGTGCTGGTAGTAAGCGAGGATCGTTCTCTGTTTCCTTTTGCCGTGCGCCTGCGCCTGGTACAGGAGGGGGTGGCTCATCTGCCGAACGTACGGGTAGTGGAAGCTGGTAAATATATTATTTCCGCAGCGACGTTTCCTGACTATTTTACGCGTGGCGAAGATACGGTTATTGCCCAGACTCGCCTGGACGCGCATGTTTTTGGCAGCTATATTGCGCCAGGGTTGGGCGTAGCTGTGCGTTATGTCGGCGAGGAGCCTTATTGCGAGGTGACGAGAGCTTACAATCAAGCCTTGCAGGAAGTACTGCCGTCTTATGGCGTAAAGGTAGTGGAAATACCGCGTTTAGCGGAAGGAAGCGAGCCCATCAGCGCTTCTCGAGTTCGGGAACTCTTGCGCCAGGGCGCTGGATGGGAGCAGGTGGCGCCGTTGGTGCCGGAGAGCACGCTGCGCTATTTGCGTTCTCCCGCGGCGGCAGAAGTGTTGGCGGCCATTCGCGCCAGCGATTCGCGCCATTGA
- the citX gene encoding citrate lyase holo-[acyl-carrier protein] synthase: MKQLTLEEVLAAKEARQERQQALRSRTGLPLVSITLNIPGPVKDGEVLRQLCRAAADALTLLFRVAAEERTYAATGPEILLAVDAAAAEIKAAAVELEESRSYGRLWDIDVFAADGQLLSRQQQGRRRSCMLCADDARLCMRERRHSPEELARVVQQKLLSFQAEQTRRVRPAAEKLAALAVEAMLYEVAATPAPGLVDRANSGAHKDMDIFTFLSSSAALSHTLGRCAEAAFRHKGTLEELLPLLRLLGLEGERRMLTATQGVNTQKGLLFSLGLAVAAAAWVLHAGKTLQTEAVLAAAAEMVQGIVEAELKSLARKKPEELTAGERLYLEYGVQGIRGEVAAALPAVRLCGLPKLREALAAGLNTNDALVQTLLELFMKVDDTTVMNRHDVETMRGWVRQQTAEVLASGGMLAAGGAKRLSEMDTLFIARNISPGGAADMLAVTWFLHRLEGWQGEQE; encoded by the coding sequence GTGAAGCAGCTTACATTAGAAGAGGTATTGGCGGCTAAAGAGGCCAGACAAGAGCGCCAACAGGCGTTGCGTTCGCGCACAGGGCTGCCCTTAGTCAGTATTACCTTGAATATTCCGGGGCCGGTCAAAGATGGCGAGGTGTTACGGCAATTGTGCCGGGCGGCGGCGGATGCGTTGACCTTGCTTTTTAGGGTGGCGGCGGAGGAGCGAACCTATGCGGCTACAGGTCCGGAAATTCTACTGGCCGTTGACGCGGCGGCGGCGGAAATTAAGGCGGCAGCGGTAGAACTGGAAGAGAGTCGGTCTTATGGACGCTTATGGGATATTGATGTTTTTGCGGCAGATGGCCAGCTTTTATCCAGACAGCAGCAAGGACGTCGCCGTTCGTGCATGCTCTGTGCGGATGATGCGCGGCTTTGCATGAGGGAAAGACGCCACTCGCCAGAGGAGCTTGCAAGAGTGGTGCAGCAAAAATTACTCTCCTTTCAGGCGGAACAAACCCGGCGCGTACGTCCGGCGGCGGAAAAATTGGCTGCCTTGGCGGTAGAGGCCATGCTGTATGAAGTGGCTGCCACGCCAGCGCCAGGTTTGGTGGATCGCGCGAATAGCGGCGCTCACAAGGATATGGATATTTTTACGTTTCTGTCCAGCTCGGCGGCGTTGTCTCATACACTGGGGCGCTGTGCGGAAGCGGCTTTTCGCCATAAGGGAACGCTGGAAGAGCTGCTTCCTTTGCTGCGCCTGCTTGGCCTGGAAGGGGAACGGCGCATGTTGACGGCGACGCAAGGCGTCAATACGCAAAAAGGCTTGCTCTTTTCCTTGGGACTGGCTGTGGCTGCCGCCGCCTGGGTGTTGCATGCAGGCAAAACATTGCAAACAGAAGCGGTTTTGGCGGCGGCCGCCGAGATGGTGCAAGGCATTGTGGAAGCGGAGCTGAAGTCTTTGGCCCGTAAAAAGCCGGAAGAACTGACTGCTGGGGAGCGCTTGTATCTGGAATATGGCGTGCAGGGTATTCGCGGCGAAGTGGCGGCGGCGCTGCCGGCTGTGCGTTTGTGCGGCTTGCCGAAGCTGCGCGAAGCGTTGGCGGCTGGGTTAAATACTAACGACGCTTTAGTGCAAACGTTGTTGGAGCTGTTTATGAAAGTAGACGATACTACGGTTATGAACCGCCATGATGTAGAAACCATGCGCGGCTGGGTGCGTCAGCAGACAGCAGAGGTGTTAGCGTCAGGAGGCATGTTGGCTGCTGGTGGGGCGAAACGTCTAAGCGAGATGGATACATTGTTTATTGCCCGGAATATCAGCCCCGGAGGGGCGGCGGACATGCTGGCGGTAACTTGGTTTTTGCATCGCCTGGAAGGCTGGCAAGGCGAGCAGGAATGA
- the citD gene encoding citrate lyase acyl carrier protein, translated as MASVLKAAQAGTLESGDIMIQVSPGEAGKGLSVELESIVMIQYGEAIRQTLQAVAQEQGVADVQVKAVDRGALDCTIRARFLTALSRAGVSLKGEMASCN; from the coding sequence ATGGCAAGTGTGCTTAAAGCAGCGCAGGCTGGCACGTTGGAATCAGGAGACATCATGATTCAGGTCAGTCCGGGAGAAGCGGGCAAGGGCCTGAGCGTAGAACTGGAAAGCATCGTCATGATTCAATATGGGGAAGCCATCCGGCAAACTCTGCAGGCGGTAGCGCAAGAGCAAGGCGTGGCTGACGTGCAGGTGAAAGCCGTAGACCGAGGGGCGCTGGATTGTACCATTCGGGCCCGCTTCTTAACGGCTTTAAGCCGGGCGGGCGTTTCGCTGAAAGGAGAGATGGCGTCATGCAATTAA
- a CDS encoding methylaspartate mutase subunit E: MELKNKKWSHDEFFAMRKEILAQWPTGAEVDFDEAVKYHETIPARKHFSKQLVKAKKEGRTLTQPRAGVALLDQHIELLNFLRTEGEADLLPTTIDSYTRQNQYKEAQVGIEESKQAGRSLLNGFPAVNHGVHAVRKLAEKVDGPIQVRHGTPDARLLTEITLAGGFTSYEGGGISYNIPYAKSVSLEQTILDWQYADRLVGLYAEHGIEINREPFGPLTGTLVPPSISHAVAIIEGILAAEQGVKNITLGYGQCGNLVQDIAAIRSLESLAEEYFAKFGYEGCTLTTVFHQWMGGFPQDEAKAFAVISWGAAAAAFAKATKVIVKTPHEALGIPTKEANAMGLRTTKQMINMLADQTFPATQQLEDEIAMIKAETRCIVDKVLELGEGDIAVGTVRAFEAGVLDVPFAPSNHAINKILPARDHHGAVRLFDCGNLPFTQDIIDFHRGKIEERAKAERRPASFQMVIDDIYAISKGRLVGRPR; encoded by the coding sequence GTGGAATTGAAAAATAAGAAATGGTCCCATGACGAATTTTTCGCAATGCGCAAAGAGATTTTGGCCCAATGGCCTACAGGTGCGGAGGTGGATTTTGACGAAGCCGTCAAATACCATGAAACCATCCCGGCGCGCAAGCATTTTTCCAAACAGCTTGTAAAAGCTAAAAAAGAAGGCCGTACCTTGACGCAGCCTCGTGCTGGCGTTGCGCTTTTGGACCAGCATATTGAATTGCTGAACTTCCTGCGCACTGAAGGGGAAGCCGATCTGTTGCCAACTACGATTGACAGCTACACCCGTCAAAATCAATACAAAGAAGCTCAGGTAGGTATTGAGGAGAGCAAACAGGCTGGCCGTTCTTTACTCAACGGTTTCCCTGCCGTCAATCATGGCGTGCATGCGGTCCGTAAATTGGCCGAAAAAGTGGATGGTCCCATTCAGGTGCGTCATGGTACGCCGGATGCGCGGCTGTTGACGGAAATTACGCTGGCCGGCGGCTTTACTTCGTACGAGGGCGGCGGTATTTCCTACAATATTCCTTACGCTAAGAGCGTATCTTTGGAACAGACCATTCTTGATTGGCAGTATGCAGACCGTTTAGTAGGTCTCTATGCCGAGCATGGCATTGAAATTAACCGCGAGCCCTTCGGACCTTTGACAGGTACCTTGGTGCCGCCGAGCATTTCTCATGCTGTGGCGATTATCGAAGGCATTTTGGCTGCCGAACAAGGCGTTAAAAACATTACTCTCGGCTATGGCCAATGCGGCAATCTGGTGCAGGATATCGCAGCCATTCGTTCGTTAGAATCGCTGGCTGAAGAGTATTTCGCGAAATTCGGCTATGAAGGCTGCACGCTGACTACGGTTTTCCATCAATGGATGGGCGGCTTCCCGCAGGATGAAGCCAAGGCGTTCGCCGTTATTTCCTGGGGTGCTGCGGCTGCTGCTTTTGCAAAAGCGACCAAAGTTATCGTGAAAACGCCGCATGAAGCACTGGGCATTCCTACAAAAGAAGCTAATGCCATGGGCCTGCGCACCACCAAGCAGATGATTAATATGCTGGCGGATCAGACCTTCCCGGCTACACAACAGTTGGAAGACGAAATCGCTATGATCAAAGCGGAAACCCGCTGCATCGTGGATAAGGTTTTGGAATTGGGTGAAGGAGATATTGCCGTTGGTACGGTGCGGGCTTTTGAAGCCGGCGTACTGGATGTTCCGTTTGCCCCCAGCAACCATGCCATCAATAAGATTCTGCCGGCTCGTGACCATCACGGCGCCGTGCGCCTCTTCGATTGCGGCAACTTGCCCTTTACGCAGGACATCATTGATTTCCATCGCGGTAAAATCGAAGAGCGGGCCAAAGCGGAACGCCGCCCGGCCAGCTTCCAGATGGTTATCGACGATATTTACGCCATTTCTAAAGGACGCCTTGTAGGACGCCCGCGCTAA
- a CDS encoding HpcH/HpaI aldolase/citrate lyase family protein, translated as MQLRRTMLFIPGNNPAMLQNGGVFGADSVILDLEDAVAPNEKDAARYLVSHALRTVDYGDSERTVRINPLDTFAAQDIPLIVASGPDALVVPKVESAEDICQVAAMVEKAEKPGQKPVKLIALLETPKGIAEAGRIAVAHPRVDALALGAEDYTAALGAARTKEGQEIYTARTLLINAAAAAGIQSIDTPFTDANDETGLLADTRLAKALGFKGKLSINPRQIDSIHSIFNPTALDVDWAEQVIEAIRRAEAEGSGVASLGGKMVDAPVVQRAQSVLHLARRLGMVAEQG; from the coding sequence ATGCAATTAAGACGGACTATGCTGTTTATTCCGGGAAACAACCCGGCGATGCTGCAAAACGGCGGTGTTTTCGGCGCTGACTCGGTTATTTTAGACCTGGAGGATGCGGTAGCGCCGAACGAAAAAGACGCGGCTCGTTACCTGGTCAGCCACGCTTTGCGTACCGTCGACTACGGCGATAGCGAGCGGACGGTACGGATTAACCCTTTGGATACCTTTGCAGCCCAAGATATTCCCTTGATTGTTGCCAGCGGTCCGGACGCCTTGGTAGTACCCAAGGTGGAGAGCGCGGAAGATATCTGCCAAGTGGCGGCGATGGTGGAGAAAGCCGAAAAGCCGGGACAAAAACCGGTTAAGCTGATTGCCTTGTTAGAAACTCCCAAGGGGATTGCGGAAGCGGGGCGTATTGCCGTAGCGCATCCGCGCGTAGATGCGCTGGCTTTGGGAGCGGAAGACTATACCGCGGCCTTAGGCGCGGCTCGGACCAAGGAAGGGCAAGAAATCTATACGGCCCGGACGCTTTTGATTAACGCCGCTGCAGCCGCTGGTATTCAGTCCATTGATACTCCATTCACTGATGCCAATGATGAAACCGGTCTGCTGGCGGATACTCGTTTGGCTAAAGCGCTGGGTTTTAAAGGAAAACTTTCTATTAATCCTCGGCAAATTGACTCCATCCACAGCATTTTCAACCCTACGGCTCTAGACGTCGACTGGGCGGAACAAGTGATCGAAGCCATTCGAAGAGCCGAAGCCGAAGGCTCCGGCGTCGCCTCCCTGGGCGGCAAAATGGTCGACGCCCCTGTGGTGCAGCGGGCGCAGAGCGTGCTGCATCTGGCGCGCCGTTTGGGCATGGTCGCGGAACAAGGCTGA
- a CDS encoding ABC1 kinase family protein: MSVQKAALRERTREIARVFIRHGFGFLLRDLDWRQVGKGEEGLLVAKDFYTDEQQEKIRTMAQRLPLMLEELGPTFIKFGQFLSSRPDLLPEFLLEALERLHEQVAPIPFSEVEAALDANLPSWRQDFLRVEPEPLGMGSIAQIHCARLQDSRVVVVKVRKPGVVDTIEVDLAILKRTAAFIGEQPEVKRIIALEQLVSVFAHGLQKETDFAVEAANMTLFARKLPADGPVRIPACLPEWSNQAVLTMEYIEALSLEQALKQPAALRRKWARSLLDSFLGQVFLHGFFHADPHPGNLRFDLQGDVIYFDFGLVGRMESRMQRLLFENFLAIRNLDVEGLMNVSIAMGKPMGDISWQNYYEDTAELLFMALEAGHSSGGLGGIMTSMFKVAQRYGVRMPERMLFFAKALAMTEGVARRLDPDINLERAVEEVLEAYVRQQLEVDFSVQALELKKKWQIFSHELPYYVSALTRGEKRIPIEVGGMEHIGDSLQRAVHTVAYSLVIASLVVTAGIMMSAQGAFEDIIRTTGYLLLLGAISASIYLYLRIFRHVRR, encoded by the coding sequence ATGAGTGTGCAAAAAGCGGCGCTGCGTGAACGGACGCGAGAGATTGCGCGCGTTTTCATTCGTCATGGCTTTGGCTTTCTTTTACGGGACTTGGATTGGCGGCAGGTGGGCAAAGGCGAAGAAGGCTTGCTGGTGGCCAAAGATTTTTATACCGATGAGCAGCAGGAAAAGATTCGTACCATGGCGCAGCGTCTGCCCTTGATGCTGGAAGAGTTGGGGCCTACTTTTATTAAGTTTGGCCAGTTTCTCAGCAGCCGGCCGGATTTGCTGCCGGAATTTTTGCTGGAAGCCCTGGAACGCCTGCATGAGCAGGTGGCGCCGATTCCATTTTCTGAGGTGGAAGCGGCTCTGGATGCCAATCTTCCTTCTTGGCGGCAGGATTTTTTGCGAGTGGAGCCGGAGCCTCTTGGCATGGGGTCCATTGCGCAGATCCATTGCGCCAGGTTGCAGGATAGCCGCGTTGTAGTGGTCAAAGTACGCAAGCCTGGCGTGGTAGATACCATTGAAGTGGATTTAGCGATTCTGAAGCGTACAGCGGCCTTTATTGGCGAACAGCCTGAGGTAAAGCGCATTATTGCCCTAGAGCAACTGGTATCGGTTTTTGCTCATGGTTTGCAAAAAGAAACGGATTTTGCCGTAGAAGCGGCGAATATGACGCTTTTTGCCAGGAAGTTGCCTGCAGACGGACCGGTGCGCATACCGGCTTGTTTGCCGGAGTGGAGCAATCAGGCCGTGCTGACCATGGAATATATCGAAGCGTTGTCTCTGGAACAGGCTCTCAAGCAGCCGGCGGCGCTGCGGCGCAAATGGGCGCGCAGCTTGCTGGATAGCTTTTTAGGTCAAGTGTTTTTACATGGTTTTTTTCATGCGGACCCGCATCCGGGAAATCTGCGCTTTGACTTACAGGGCGATGTCATTTATTTTGATTTCGGCCTGGTTGGACGCATGGAAAGCCGGATGCAGCGGCTGCTTTTTGAAAACTTCTTGGCTATTCGCAATTTGGATGTAGAAGGCTTGATGAATGTTTCCATTGCTATGGGCAAACCAATGGGAGATATTTCTTGGCAGAACTATTATGAGGATACGGCGGAACTGTTGTTTATGGCTTTGGAAGCCGGTCACAGCAGCGGCGGTCTGGGCGGTATTATGACGAGCATGTTCAAGGTAGCCCAGCGTTACGGGGTGCGCATGCCGGAGCGGATGCTCTTTTTTGCCAAGGCTCTGGCGATGACCGAAGGGGTGGCGCGGCGGCTGGATCCGGATATCAATCTGGAGCGAGCGGTGGAAGAAGTGCTCGAGGCCTATGTGCGGCAGCAGTTAGAAGTGGATTTTAGCGTACAGGCTTTGGAACTGAAGAAAAAGTGGCAGATTTTCAGCCATGAGCTGCCATACTATGTATCGGCGTTGACACGGGGAGAAAAACGCATTCCTATTGAAGTAGGGGGCATGGAACATATTGGCGACAGTCTGCAAAGAGCGGTGCATACCGTGGCGTATAGCTTGGTAATTGCGAGCCTGGTGGTGACCGCCGGTATTATGATGAGCGCCCAGGGAGCCTTTGAAGACATTATCCGTACGACAGGCTATTTGCTCCTCTTAGGCGCCATTAGCGCTTCGATCTATCTGTATTTGCGCATTTTCCGCCATGTGCGGCGCTAA
- the citF gene encoding citrate lyase subunit alpha, translating into MKNQIGREIPESIPGYGKVNAFAGAFATVPDGKRQAPPVKRMLPGQNKLVESLEEIFKRVPIKDGMTLSFHHHFRNGDGVLNQVLDVAAKLGLKNLNIALSSVFPVHKPLIEHIKNGVVAGLDANYMSGPVAEAVSKGLLDKPVILRTHGGRARAIECGQLKIDVAFIAAPAADDYGNLNGVSGDTACGSLGYAFPDAEYADYVVAVTDHIEPYPLAPISISQTRVDAVVVVPSIGDPKGIVSGTTQVTKDPVGLKIATNAAKVIEATGLIQDGFSFQTGAGGASLATAHFVRQMMEAKEVTGSFALGGITGYMVDMLEKGLFRRVFDVQGFDLEAQRSLRDNPNHIEVGAGLYASPFNGGCLVNKLDVVILGATEIDTDFNVNVVTGSNGVIMGGSGGHSDAAAGAKVTIVVANLLRGRLPIIVDKVLTATTPGESIDVLVTERGIAVNPRRPELRQRLAEAGLPVKDIAQLKELAEAIAGAPAAVQTGEKIVAVVEYRDGTVIDVVRQAKEV; encoded by the coding sequence ATGAAAAATCAAATTGGACGTGAAATACCTGAAAGTATCCCTGGGTACGGCAAAGTCAACGCCTTTGCGGGCGCCTTTGCCACCGTGCCGGATGGCAAGCGCCAGGCTCCGCCGGTTAAGCGCATGCTGCCAGGGCAGAATAAACTAGTAGAAAGCTTGGAAGAAATCTTTAAACGCGTACCCATTAAAGATGGTATGACCTTATCGTTCCATCATCATTTTCGTAATGGCGACGGCGTTTTAAACCAGGTTCTGGATGTGGCGGCTAAGCTGGGCCTTAAAAATCTGAATATCGCCCTTAGCTCCGTCTTTCCGGTGCATAAGCCGTTGATTGAACACATTAAAAACGGCGTAGTTGCAGGCCTTGACGCTAACTACATGTCAGGCCCTGTGGCGGAAGCCGTTTCCAAAGGCCTTTTAGACAAACCCGTCATTTTACGCACTCATGGCGGGCGCGCCCGGGCTATCGAATGCGGGCAGCTCAAAATCGACGTTGCCTTTATTGCCGCTCCGGCGGCTGACGATTACGGCAATCTAAACGGCGTATCCGGCGATACTGCTTGCGGCTCCCTGGGCTATGCCTTTCCCGATGCGGAATATGCCGACTATGTAGTGGCGGTTACCGACCATATTGAACCCTACCCGCTGGCGCCCATTTCTATTTCCCAGACCCGGGTAGATGCGGTGGTGGTTGTGCCTAGTATTGGCGATCCTAAAGGCATTGTTTCCGGCACGACCCAGGTTACCAAAGACCCGGTGGGTCTCAAGATCGCGACTAACGCCGCCAAGGTGATTGAAGCCACCGGTCTCATTCAAGACGGTTTCTCCTTCCAGACTGGCGCTGGCGGCGCTTCTTTAGCTACAGCGCATTTTGTACGCCAAATGATGGAAGCCAAAGAGGTTACAGGAAGCTTCGCTTTGGGCGGTATTACCGGCTATATGGTGGATATGCTGGAAAAGGGACTTTTCCGTCGCGTCTTCGACGTGCAGGGCTTTGACCTGGAAGCGCAGCGCTCGTTGCGTGATAACCCCAATCACATTGAAGTAGGCGCCGGCTTATATGCCAGTCCTTTTAACGGCGGCTGCCTGGTTAACAAGCTGGACGTCGTCATCTTAGGAGCCACGGAAATTGACACCGACTTCAACGTCAATGTCGTTACCGGTTCCAATGGCGTTATCATGGGCGGCAGCGGCGGTCACTCCGATGCGGCTGCAGGAGCCAAAGTCACCATTGTCGTAGCCAATCTGCTGCGCGGACGCTTGCCGATTATTGTCGATAAGGTGCTCACGGCGACGACGCCGGGAGAATCCATTGACGTCTTGGTAACCGAACGCGGTATCGCTGTGAATCCGCGGCGGCCGGAACTGCGCCAGCGTCTGGCCGAAGCTGGCTTGCCGGTAAAAGACATTGCGCAGCTCAAAGAGCTGGCGGAAGCCATTGCAGGCGCTCCGGCAGCGGTGCAAACCGGCGAGAAAATTGTCGCCGTGGTGGAATACCGCGACGGCACGGTCATCGACGTGGTTCGTCAGGCGAAAGAGGTGTAA